The following are encoded together in the Streptomyces asoensis genome:
- a CDS encoding EF-hand domain-containing protein: MVSSEYERRIAARFATFDQDGNGYIDRTDFGAAAKALLAEFGTAARSDKGQALYAGAEAFWQGMAGIADRDGDQRITRDEFVNGAVKRLRDNPDRFAEIARPFLHAALDIADGDGDGRATVEDTVRVLRALGAPDEVARGAAAVLDADADGKVGEAEIVPAFARYFTIAE; this comes from the coding sequence ATGGTCAGCAGCGAGTACGAACGCAGGATCGCCGCCCGGTTCGCCACCTTCGACCAGGACGGCAACGGCTACATCGACCGGACGGACTTCGGCGCGGCGGCCAAGGCGCTGCTCGCCGAGTTCGGCACCGCGGCCCGGTCCGACAAGGGGCAGGCGCTCTACGCGGGCGCCGAGGCCTTCTGGCAGGGCATGGCCGGCATCGCCGACCGGGACGGCGACCAGCGCATCACCCGGGACGAGTTCGTGAACGGCGCGGTCAAGCGGCTGCGGGACAACCCGGACCGGTTCGCCGAGATCGCCCGGCCCTTCCTGCACGCGGCCCTGGACATCGCCGACGGCGACGGCGACGGGCGGGCCACGGTCGAGGACACCGTGCGGGTGCTCCGGGCCCTCGGAGCGCCCGACGAGGTCGCCCGGGGGGCCGCCGCGGTCCTCGACGCCGACGCGGACGGCAAGGTCGGCGAGGCGGAGATCGTCCCCGCCTTCGCCCGCTACTTCACGATCGCCGAGTAG
- a CDS encoding RNA polymerase sigma factor, producing the protein MTKKDAPPRWDRRMQQRLARGEAAALGELYDRFASLVHGLAHRVLGDERAADGITREVFAHVWEHPDAYDPKQGPLRTWVAGLTHHLAVQRLRATETAALTEADHGCAEASEELERRVRHASVAARADYIVQAMPAPLRAALELAYFQRRDYRQTAVDLGVTEDEARRRLRLGLQLLSTAYDSAAPGAPPGYGGAA; encoded by the coding sequence ATGACGAAGAAGGACGCACCGCCCCGCTGGGACCGCAGGATGCAGCAGCGACTCGCACGCGGTGAGGCGGCCGCCCTCGGCGAGCTCTACGACCGGTTCGCTTCACTCGTGCACGGACTCGCCCACCGCGTGCTCGGGGACGAACGGGCGGCCGACGGCATCACCCGCGAGGTCTTCGCCCACGTCTGGGAGCACCCGGACGCCTACGACCCGAAGCAGGGCCCGCTGCGCACCTGGGTCGCCGGACTGACCCACCACCTCGCCGTGCAGCGGCTGCGGGCCACCGAGACCGCCGCGCTGACCGAGGCGGACCACGGCTGCGCCGAGGCGAGCGAGGAGCTGGAGCGCCGGGTGCGGCACGCCTCCGTCGCCGCCCGCGCCGACTACATAGTGCAGGCGATGCCCGCCCCGCTGCGCGCCGCCCTGGAGCTGGCCTACTTCCAGCGCCGCGACTACCGGCAGACCGCGGTCGACCTGGGAGTCACCGAGGACGAGGCCCGCCGGCGGCTGCGGCTCGGCCTCCAGCTGCTGTCCACGGCGTACGACTCCGCCGCTCCCGGAGCACCGCCCGGCTACGGAGGTGCGGCGTGA
- the purU gene encoding formyltetrahydrofolate deformylase: MNAQPTRAAAAAADQYVLTLSCPDKQGIVHAVSSYLFMTGCNIEDSQQFGDHDTGLFFLRVHFSAESPVTVDKLRASFAAIGDSFHMDWQINRADEKMRIVLMVSKFGHCLNDLLFRASIGALPVEIAAVVSNHTDFAELVGSYNIPFHHIPVTRENKAQAEAQLLQLVREQDVELVVLARYMQVLSDDLCKQLSGRIINIHHSFLPSFKGAKPYHQAHARGVKLIGATAHYVTADLDEGPIIEQEVERVGHGVTPDQLVAVGRDVECQALARAVKWHAERRILLNGRRTVVFP, from the coding sequence ATGAACGCGCAGCCCACCCGAGCCGCGGCGGCCGCCGCCGACCAGTACGTCCTCACCCTTTCCTGCCCCGACAAGCAGGGCATCGTGCACGCCGTGTCGAGCTACCTCTTCATGACCGGCTGCAACATCGAGGACAGTCAGCAGTTCGGCGACCACGACACGGGCCTGTTCTTCCTGCGTGTGCACTTCTCGGCCGAGTCCCCGGTGACCGTGGACAAGCTCCGGGCGAGCTTCGCGGCGATCGGCGACTCCTTCCACATGGACTGGCAGATCAACCGCGCCGACGAGAAGATGCGCATCGTCCTCATGGTCAGCAAGTTCGGGCACTGCCTGAACGACCTGCTGTTCCGCGCCAGCATCGGCGCGCTGCCGGTGGAGATCGCGGCCGTGGTGTCCAACCACACCGACTTCGCCGAGCTCGTGGGCTCGTACAACATTCCCTTCCACCACATTCCGGTGACGCGGGAGAACAAGGCGCAGGCCGAGGCGCAGCTGCTCCAGCTGGTCCGGGAGCAGGACGTCGAGCTCGTCGTCCTGGCCCGCTACATGCAGGTCCTCTCCGACGACCTGTGCAAGCAGCTCAGCGGGCGGATCATCAACATCCACCACTCCTTCCTGCCGAGCTTCAAGGGCGCCAAGCCGTACCACCAGGCGCATGCCCGGGGTGTGAAGCTGATCGGGGCGACCGCGCACTACGTGACGGCCGATCTCGACGAGGGGCCGATCATCGAGCAGGAGGTCGAGCGCGTCGGGCACGGGGTCACGCCCGACCAGCTCGTCGCCGTCGGCCGGGACGTGGAGTGCCAGGCGCTGGCGCGGGCCGTGAAGTGGCACGCGGAGCGGCGGATCCTGCTCAACGGCCGCCGCACGGTCGTCTTCCCGTAG
- a CDS encoding SCO4402 family protein — MGGMPLNDMPWWRWRSNVRSALHMLSDPAFQQNVWLAGVEGYGDVTDAVYRLVEDTWLDNWSAEKYVGTIFRDSQEAALVDTAVLRVLRIMHQVGPDAPVSAYVDHQGWPDAVRAARDAHVRMAASDGDDADAPPRTLEVLRIMTRAA; from the coding sequence ATGGGCGGCATGCCACTCAACGACATGCCGTGGTGGCGCTGGCGCAGCAATGTGCGCTCCGCGCTGCACATGCTCTCCGACCCCGCGTTCCAGCAGAACGTCTGGCTGGCCGGCGTCGAGGGGTACGGGGACGTCACCGACGCCGTGTACCGCCTCGTCGAGGACACCTGGCTCGACAACTGGTCCGCCGAGAAGTACGTCGGCACGATCTTCCGCGACTCGCAGGAGGCGGCGCTCGTCGACACCGCCGTGCTGCGCGTGCTGCGGATCATGCACCAGGTCGGTCCCGACGCCCCGGTCTCCGCCTACGTCGACCACCAGGGGTGGCCGGACGCCGTGCGGGCGGCACGGGACGCGCACGTGCGGATGGCCGCGAGCGACGGCGACGACGCGGACGCCCCGCCGCGCACCCTCGAGGTGCTGCGCATCATGACGCGGGCCGCGTAG
- a CDS encoding class I adenylate-forming enzyme family protein yields the protein MNDTATAHELSASRTLWDLLVRRADLTPGRRVLLQDDRALTFGELRDRAERTAAGLHDMGVRPGTVVAWQLPTRPETAVLSFALARLGAVQSPVIPFYRDREVGFALRESKAEFFAVPGPWRGFDHTAMARRLGAKGVFEAYDDLPDGDPAVLPPPPAEGTSVRWIYWTSGTTSDPKGVLHTDRSLIAGGSCLAHALHLTADDVGSMAFPYAHIAGPDYTVMLLLYGFPAVMFEHFALPDALEGYRRHGVTVAGGSTAFYSMFLAEQRKQPDTPLIPSLRLLAGGGAPKPPEVYHAVVREMGVQLTHGYGMTEVPMITMGAPDDTAENLATTEGRPPRGMRIRVVDGEVRLRGEAVCQGYLDPAQTAEAFDDEGFLRTGDLGHLTGSGHLVLTGRLKDVIIRKGENVSAKEIEDLLAAHPAVGDVAVIGLPDPDRGELVCAVVERRPQAREPLTLETVTSYLREGGLSVHKLPERLEVVDALPRNETLRKVLKYRLRERFSR from the coding sequence GTGAACGACACCGCCACCGCCCACGAGCTGAGCGCGTCCCGCACACTCTGGGACCTGCTCGTGCGCCGCGCCGACCTCACTCCGGGGCGCCGGGTCCTCCTCCAGGACGACCGGGCGCTGACCTTCGGCGAACTGCGCGACCGCGCCGAGCGGACCGCGGCCGGCCTCCACGACATGGGCGTACGCCCCGGCACGGTCGTCGCCTGGCAGCTGCCCACCCGGCCGGAGACGGCCGTCCTGTCCTTCGCGCTGGCCCGCCTGGGGGCCGTGCAGTCACCCGTGATCCCCTTCTACCGCGATCGCGAGGTGGGCTTCGCGCTGCGCGAGTCGAAGGCGGAGTTCTTCGCGGTGCCGGGCCCGTGGCGGGGCTTCGACCACACCGCGATGGCGCGGCGGCTGGGCGCGAAGGGCGTCTTCGAGGCGTACGACGACCTGCCGGACGGCGACCCGGCCGTGCTCCCGCCACCGCCGGCCGAGGGCACCTCGGTGCGCTGGATCTACTGGACCTCGGGAACCACCTCGGACCCCAAGGGCGTGCTGCACACCGACCGTTCCCTGATCGCGGGCGGCTCCTGCCTCGCCCACGCGCTGCACCTCACCGCGGACGACGTCGGCTCGATGGCCTTCCCGTACGCCCATATCGCGGGCCCCGACTACACCGTCATGCTGCTGCTCTACGGCTTCCCCGCGGTGATGTTCGAGCACTTCGCGCTGCCGGACGCGCTGGAGGGCTACCGGCGGCACGGGGTCACGGTCGCGGGCGGGTCGACGGCGTTCTACTCGATGTTCCTTGCCGAGCAGCGCAAGCAGCCGGACACCCCGCTGATCCCCTCGCTGCGGCTGCTCGCGGGCGGCGGGGCACCCAAGCCGCCCGAGGTGTACCACGCGGTCGTGCGCGAGATGGGCGTGCAGCTCACGCACGGGTACGGGATGACCGAGGTGCCGATGATCACCATGGGCGCGCCGGACGACACCGCGGAGAACCTCGCGACGACCGAGGGCCGGCCGCCGCGCGGCATGCGGATCCGCGTGGTGGACGGGGAGGTGCGGCTGCGCGGGGAGGCCGTGTGCCAGGGGTACCTGGATCCCGCGCAGACGGCCGAGGCCTTCGACGACGAGGGATTCCTGCGCACCGGCGATCTCGGGCACCTGACCGGGAGCGGACACCTGGTCCTCACCGGGCGGCTGAAGGACGTGATCATCCGCAAGGGCGAGAACGTGTCGGCCAAGGAGATCGAGGACCTGCTCGCCGCGCACCCGGCGGTCGGGGACGTCGCGGTGATCGGCCTGCCGGACCCGGACCGCGGCGAACTGGTGTGCGCGGTGGTGGAACGGCGGCCGCAGGCCCGGGAGCCCTTGACGCTGGAGACGGTGACCTCGTACCTGCGCGAGGGCGGCCTGTCGGTCCACAAGCTGCCGGAGCGGCTGGAGGTGGTGGACGCCCTGCCGCGCAACGAGACCCTGCGGAAGGTGCTCAAGTACCGGCTGCGCGAGCGGTTCTCGCGGTGA
- a CDS encoding ABC transporter substrate-binding protein produces MTGKRRTPTRSTFLPRSFRLPRRVRSAALAAGVLTACTSLAVGCGVVPGVPGGSGDDPIVVMTWAPEGTSATNKPGMPAFASAYARWINANGGLNGRKLKVLTCNDHNDTVSAAACARRAVKEKAVAVVGSYSQHSDAFLPHLEGAGIPYIGGYGVTNAEFTSPLSYPVNGGQPSLLAGLGKELGATCGPVSLVRPDTIAGDALPVMLDAGLTAGGHAEAVDQLAPEDATEYATQAEAALKKATGDAGGGGKGCVVTALGDRTSTFMDSFRRTRQGYPEVRTGTVLGSVDQTVINAAGAASGPFEGAYVTGWYPVASDPAWAPMKKVISEQAFSDTRIDPTDTGVQTTWIAYTVFRQAVESLDGGEVTAGAVRGALDDGLEVTTGGLTPTLRWEFTDELASIGFPRLVNADVTLQAVRKGRLVSARKGFVDVTKTLEKADVN; encoded by the coding sequence ATGACCGGCAAGCGGCGCACGCCCACGCGAAGCACCTTCCTCCCCAGGTCCTTCCGCCTCCCCAGGCGCGTCAGATCGGCCGCCCTCGCGGCGGGCGTCCTGACCGCCTGTACGTCGCTCGCCGTCGGCTGTGGGGTCGTCCCCGGTGTGCCGGGGGGTTCCGGGGACGACCCGATCGTCGTGATGACCTGGGCGCCCGAGGGGACCTCCGCCACCAACAAGCCGGGCATGCCGGCCTTCGCGAGCGCGTACGCCCGCTGGATCAACGCGAACGGCGGTCTGAACGGCCGCAAGCTCAAGGTCCTGACCTGCAACGACCACAACGACACGGTGTCCGCCGCGGCGTGCGCCCGGCGCGCCGTCAAGGAGAAGGCGGTCGCCGTCGTCGGCTCCTACAGCCAGCACTCCGACGCCTTCCTCCCGCACCTCGAGGGCGCCGGCATCCCCTACATAGGCGGTTACGGCGTCACGAACGCCGAGTTCACCAGCCCGCTGTCCTACCCCGTCAACGGCGGCCAGCCCTCGCTGCTGGCCGGTCTGGGCAAGGAACTCGGCGCGACCTGCGGGCCCGTCTCCCTCGTGCGGCCCGACACGATCGCCGGTGACGCCCTGCCCGTGATGCTGGACGCCGGACTGACGGCGGGCGGGCACGCCGAGGCCGTGGACCAGCTGGCCCCGGAGGACGCCACCGAGTACGCCACCCAGGCCGAGGCGGCGCTGAAGAAGGCGACCGGCGACGCGGGCGGCGGCGGCAAGGGGTGCGTCGTGACCGCGCTCGGGGACCGCACCAGCACCTTCATGGACTCCTTCCGCCGCACCCGCCAGGGCTATCCCGAGGTCCGCACCGGCACCGTCCTCGGCAGCGTCGACCAGACCGTGATCAACGCCGCGGGCGCGGCCTCCGGTCCCTTCGAGGGCGCCTACGTCACCGGCTGGTACCCGGTGGCGAGCGACCCCGCCTGGGCGCCGATGAAGAAGGTGATCAGCGAGCAGGCGTTCTCCGACACCCGGATCGATCCGACGGACACCGGGGTCCAGACGACCTGGATCGCCTACACCGTGTTCCGGCAGGCCGTGGAGTCGCTGGACGGCGGTGAGGTGACCGCCGGCGCCGTACGGGGCGCCCTGGACGACGGGCTGGAGGTCACCACGGGCGGCCTCACCCCGACCCTGCGCTGGGAGTTCACCGACGAGCTCGCCTCCATCGGCTTCCCGCGCCTGGTCAACGCCGACGTCACCCTCCAGGCCGTGCGCAAGGGCCGGCTCGTGTCCGCCAGGAAGGGCTTCGTCGACGTCACGAAGACCCTGGAGAAAGCCGACGTGAACTGA
- a CDS encoding STAS domain-containing protein yields the protein MVVAFKVTGGEQGGWAVLHVSGELDLVTSPVLRQKVHDEVAEGRHSLVLDLSDVYFCDSSGVGVLIASRRLIRSCRGRLRLILPARGAAEGSHVNRVLGALGVRRLFDVYADLAAAVDEGTEPLSA from the coding sequence GTGGTGGTGGCCTTCAAAGTGACCGGCGGGGAGCAGGGCGGATGGGCCGTGCTCCATGTGTCGGGCGAACTGGACCTGGTGACGTCGCCCGTGCTGCGGCAGAAGGTGCACGACGAGGTGGCCGAGGGCCGGCACAGTCTCGTCCTGGACCTCTCCGACGTGTACTTCTGCGACTCCAGCGGTGTCGGCGTGCTCATCGCCTCGCGCCGCCTCATCCGCTCGTGCCGGGGACGGCTGCGGCTGATCCTGCCCGCCCGCGGCGCGGCCGAGGGCTCCCACGTCAACCGGGTGCTGGGCGCGCTGGGCGTCCGCCGCCTCTTCGACGTGTACGCCGATCTGGCGGCCGCCGTGGACGAGGGGACCGAACCGCTCTCGGCCTAG
- a CDS encoding amidohydrolase family protein, which translates to MSTELPRIVSVDDHVIEPAHLFATWLPKKYRDRGPQPLTAGIGELAYVAGKYQITMDPDGQPTDWWIYEDLKFPYKRNIAAVGFDRDEMTLEGITREEMRRGCWDPKARLADMDLNHVEASLCFPSFPRFCGQTFAEAHDKEVALACVRAYNDWMVEEWCGDSGGRLIPLCLIPLWDVGLAVAEIRRNAARGVRAVTFSEIPSHLGLPSIHSGYWDPFFAVCEETGTVVNMHIGSSSQMPAASPDAPPAVQASLSFNNAMASMMDFLFSGVLVKFPRLKLAYSEGQMGWIPYALERADDVWEEHRAWGGVRDVVPEPPSTYYYRQIFCCFFRDRHGVASLDVVGRDNATFETDYPHVDSTFPHTKEVALDHVKGLDDETVYKLMRGNAIRMLGLDLDR; encoded by the coding sequence ATGAGCACCGAACTGCCGCGCATCGTCAGCGTCGACGACCATGTGATCGAACCCGCGCACCTCTTCGCCACCTGGCTGCCGAAGAAGTACCGGGACCGGGGGCCGCAGCCGCTCACCGCCGGGATCGGCGAGCTCGCCTACGTCGCCGGGAAGTACCAGATCACGATGGACCCCGACGGCCAGCCCACCGACTGGTGGATCTACGAGGACCTGAAGTTCCCGTACAAGCGCAACATCGCGGCCGTCGGCTTCGACCGCGACGAGATGACCCTGGAGGGCATCACGCGCGAGGAGATGCGGCGCGGCTGCTGGGACCCCAAGGCGCGCCTGGCGGACATGGACCTCAACCATGTGGAGGCCTCCCTCTGCTTCCCGTCCTTCCCGCGCTTTTGCGGGCAGACCTTCGCCGAGGCGCACGACAAGGAGGTCGCGCTGGCCTGTGTGCGCGCCTACAACGACTGGATGGTCGAGGAGTGGTGCGGCGACAGCGGCGGCCGGCTGATCCCGCTCTGCCTGATCCCGCTGTGGGACGTCGGCCTCGCCGTTGCGGAGATCCGGCGCAACGCGGCCCGCGGGGTGCGCGCGGTGACCTTCTCCGAGATCCCCAGCCATCTGGGACTGCCGTCGATCCACTCGGGCTACTGGGACCCGTTCTTCGCCGTGTGCGAGGAGACGGGCACGGTCGTCAACATGCACATCGGGTCGTCCTCGCAGATGCCGGCCGCCTCCCCCGACGCGCCCCCGGCCGTCCAGGCGTCCCTGTCCTTCAACAACGCGATGGCCTCGATGATGGACTTCCTCTTCAGCGGGGTGCTGGTGAAGTTCCCGCGCCTGAAACTCGCCTACTCCGAGGGCCAGATGGGCTGGATCCCGTACGCCCTGGAGCGTGCCGACGACGTCTGGGAGGAGCACCGCGCGTGGGGCGGTGTCCGTGACGTCGTCCCCGAGCCGCCGTCCACCTACTACTACCGGCAGATCTTCTGCTGCTTCTTCCGCGACCGGCACGGGGTCGCGTCCCTGGACGTGGTGGGGCGCGACAACGCCACCTTCGAGACCGACTACCCGCACGTCGACTCGACCTTCCCGCACACCAAGGAGGTCGCCCTCGACCACGTCAAGGGCCTCGACGACGAGACCGTCTACAAGCTGATGCGGGGCAACGCGATCCGCATGCTCGGCCTGGACCTCGACCGGTAG
- a CDS encoding acyl-CoA dehydrogenase family protein, with protein sequence MRFRLTDDQRALRDGVRGLLARRFDRTALRSAVDRPGRLDRTLWRELGAAGFFALRLPEADGGVGLGLPEAVLMFEEAGRALLPGPLVATHLAAGRVPGAADGETVVAAVDGGGLVEWLAEADVVCGDAEGARPLRSVDPLTPLHRVPDAAAAVDPVAVLLTAAEQLGTATRACELAVQHARAREQFGRPIGAFQAVKHLCAELLVRAEVARAAVYAAAVTAAPADIAAARLLADEAAVRGARDCLQVHGGMGFTWEADVHLLLKRAWVRGRRAGGGAAGEELLAAELLSGAAR encoded by the coding sequence ATGCGCTTCCGTCTGACGGACGACCAGCGGGCCCTGCGGGACGGGGTACGGGGACTGCTCGCCCGCCGCTTCGACCGTACGGCGCTGCGGTCCGCCGTGGACCGGCCCGGACGGCTGGACCGGACGCTGTGGCGGGAGCTGGGGGCGGCCGGGTTCTTCGCGCTGCGCCTTCCGGAGGCGGACGGTGGGGTCGGACTCGGTCTGCCCGAGGCGGTGTTGATGTTCGAGGAGGCGGGCCGGGCGCTGCTGCCGGGCCCGCTGGTGGCCACCCACCTCGCCGCCGGGCGCGTACCCGGCGCGGCCGACGGGGAGACGGTCGTCGCCGCCGTCGACGGTGGCGGCCTGGTGGAATGGCTGGCCGAGGCGGACGTGGTGTGCGGTGACGCCGAGGGGGCGCGACCGCTGCGGTCGGTGGACCCGCTCACCCCCCTGCACCGGGTGCCGGATGCCGCGGCGGCCGTCGACCCGGTCGCCGTGCTGCTCACCGCCGCGGAGCAACTGGGCACAGCCACGCGCGCGTGCGAGCTGGCCGTGCAACACGCCCGGGCACGTGAGCAGTTCGGCCGGCCCATCGGCGCCTTCCAGGCGGTCAAGCACCTGTGCGCGGAGCTGCTGGTCCGGGCCGAGGTGGCCCGCGCGGCGGTCTACGCGGCCGCCGTCACCGCCGCGCCCGCCGACATCGCGGCGGCCCGGCTGCTCGCCGACGAGGCCGCCGTGCGCGGCGCCCGCGACTGTCTCCAGGTGCACGGCGGCATGGGCTTCACCTGGGAGGCGGACGTGCATCTGCTGCTCAAACGGGCCTGGGTGCGCGGCCGGCGCGCGGGCGGCGGGGCGGCCGGCGAGGAGCTGCTCGCGGCCGAACTGCTGTCCGGGGCGGCCCGCTGA
- a CDS encoding zf-HC2 domain-containing protein has product MSFGDDGAGNGAHLPREPDRPPRIPLPRASVEDGGLPLPPAPPAGPGPLGLEHPVLKALLGAWALAACSAEETAAVEEHLGDCGTCADEARRLREAVGLLQRPESLDLDPGLRTRVLESCLDRRPPRIPVPLWAASYDAETARLDALLQDFGDAEWHAPVRLRWFRGEGATSRRTTVAGVIAHLLAVDGLVAVALGLDDPLATGDRPAGTGGTTGPQGAAGAHEAFGVHGPHGSAGTAGTPAAGGVDGAGGTGGTTGQAGPGGPVETPARRTEAFWAGSRFPPTRSVRGPWREQTHALVRTVSFTGTGPGAMPVSYGGFELPLRDAMLDRAFECWVHAEDIAEAVDYPYAPPAPRHLHGMIDLAARMLPGTLAARRRAGLASPSRARHLVTAGRPGRSLRLEIEGSGGGEWLIPLDSPGAVGSADHEVAHVALDDVEFCRLAAGHVSPEEAAAGQLGDREAIRDVLFAAASLSRM; this is encoded by the coding sequence GTGAGCTTCGGTGACGACGGCGCCGGGAACGGCGCCCACCTGCCCCGCGAGCCCGACCGGCCGCCGCGCATCCCGCTGCCCCGCGCCTCCGTGGAGGACGGCGGGCTGCCGCTGCCCCCGGCGCCGCCGGCCGGCCCCGGGCCGCTCGGGCTCGAACACCCGGTGCTCAAGGCCCTGCTCGGCGCCTGGGCGCTGGCGGCCTGCTCGGCCGAGGAGACCGCGGCCGTGGAGGAGCACCTCGGCGACTGCGGGACGTGCGCGGACGAGGCACGGCGGCTGCGCGAGGCGGTCGGCCTGCTCCAGCGCCCGGAGAGCCTCGACCTCGACCCGGGACTGCGCACCCGTGTCCTCGAAAGCTGCCTGGACCGCCGTCCGCCCCGTATCCCGGTGCCCCTGTGGGCCGCGTCCTACGACGCCGAGACCGCGCGGCTCGACGCCCTGCTCCAGGACTTCGGGGACGCCGAGTGGCACGCGCCCGTGCGGCTGCGCTGGTTCCGGGGCGAGGGGGCCACGAGCCGCAGGACCACCGTCGCCGGGGTGATCGCCCACCTGCTCGCCGTGGACGGCCTGGTGGCCGTCGCCCTGGGCCTGGACGACCCGCTCGCCACGGGCGACCGGCCGGCCGGGACGGGTGGGACCACCGGGCCGCAAGGTGCCGCCGGGGCCCATGAGGCGTTCGGGGTCCACGGGCCGCACGGATCCGCCGGAACCGCCGGGACTCCCGCCGCCGGTGGGGTCGACGGAGCGGGTGGGACCGGGGGGACCACGGGTCAGGCAGGCCCGGGCGGGCCGGTGGAGACGCCGGCGCGGCGCACCGAGGCGTTCTGGGCGGGCTCGCGCTTCCCGCCCACCCGCTCGGTCCGCGGCCCCTGGCGCGAGCAGACCCACGCCCTGGTGCGGACGGTCTCCTTCACCGGAACCGGCCCCGGCGCCATGCCGGTGTCGTACGGCGGCTTCGAACTGCCCCTGCGCGACGCGATGCTGGACCGCGCCTTCGAGTGCTGGGTGCACGCCGAGGACATCGCGGAAGCGGTCGACTACCCCTACGCGCCGCCCGCCCCGCGCCATCTGCACGGCATGATCGACCTGGCCGCCAGGATGCTGCCCGGGACGCTCGCGGCCCGCCGCCGGGCCGGTCTCGCCTCGCCCTCGCGCGCCCGGCACCTGGTGACCGCCGGCCGGCCCGGCCGCAGCCTGCGCCTGGAGATCGAGGGCTCGGGCGGCGGCGAGTGGCTGATCCCGCTGGACTCACCGGGCGCGGTGGGCTCCGCCGACCACGAGGTGGCCCATGTCGCCCTGGACGACGTCGAGTTCTGCCGTCTGGCCGCCGGCCACGTCTCCCCGGAGGAGGCCGCCGCGGGTCAGCTGGGCGACCGCGAGGCGATCAGGGACGTGCTGTTCGCGGCGGCTTCCCTGAGCCGCATGTAG
- a CDS encoding acyl-CoA dehydrogenase family protein, whose product MDLSDSPEDAEFRARLREWLGKVLPTLPPKPSPDDWPGRRAHDLGWQRTLYDAGYADVHWQASPAVRLIFLEETERAGAPYVGANFVGLLHAGPTIAAEGTPAQRARWLPPVLRGEEVWCQGFSEPDAGSDLAALRTRAWRDGDDYVVSGSKIWTSHAEVADWCELLVRTDPGAPKHRGITWLAMPMDAPGITVRPLRTLAGSAEFAEVFLDEVRVPVAHRVGEENDGWRVTMVTLSFERGTAFVGEVVACRRVLGELALEARRNGRWDDPALRRRLGALDAGFRALWRLTQWNVSEAEAAGGPPGIGGSVFKLRYSQARQELYDVAADVLGDDALDLDRPWVADRLSSLSYTIAAGTSQIQRNIVAERILGLPKGR is encoded by the coding sequence ATGGATCTCTCGGACAGCCCCGAGGACGCGGAGTTCCGGGCCCGGTTGCGCGAGTGGCTCGGCAAGGTGCTGCCGACGCTCCCGCCGAAACCGTCCCCGGACGACTGGCCCGGCCGCCGCGCCCACGATCTCGGCTGGCAGCGCACCCTGTACGACGCCGGGTACGCCGACGTGCACTGGCAGGCCTCACCGGCCGTACGGCTGATCTTCCTGGAGGAGACGGAGCGGGCGGGCGCGCCCTACGTGGGGGCCAACTTCGTCGGACTGCTGCACGCCGGGCCGACGATCGCCGCCGAGGGGACACCCGCCCAGCGCGCCCGCTGGCTGCCGCCGGTCCTGCGCGGCGAGGAGGTCTGGTGCCAGGGCTTCAGCGAGCCGGACGCCGGGTCCGACCTCGCGGCGCTGCGCACGCGCGCGTGGCGCGACGGCGACGACTACGTGGTGAGCGGATCCAAGATCTGGACCTCGCACGCGGAGGTCGCCGACTGGTGCGAACTGCTGGTCCGCACCGATCCGGGGGCCCCCAAGCACCGGGGCATCACCTGGCTGGCCATGCCCATGGACGCCCCCGGGATCACCGTGCGGCCGCTGCGCACCCTCGCCGGGTCCGCCGAGTTCGCCGAGGTCTTCCTCGACGAGGTGCGGGTGCCGGTCGCCCACCGCGTGGGCGAGGAGAACGACGGCTGGCGGGTGACGATGGTGACGCTGTCGTTCGAGCGCGGCACCGCCTTCGTGGGCGAGGTCGTCGCCTGCCGCCGCGTGCTCGGTGAACTCGCCCTGGAGGCCCGGCGCAACGGGCGCTGGGACGACCCCGCCCTGCGCCGGCGGCTGGGCGCCCTCGACGCCGGGTTCCGGGCGCTGTGGCGGCTGACGCAGTGGAACGTGAGCGAGGCGGAGGCCGCGGGGGGCCCGCCGGGCATCGGGGGCTCCGTCTTCAAACTGAGGTACTCGCAGGCGCGCCAGGAGCTGTACGACGTGGCCGCCGACGTCCTGGGCGACGACGCCCTCGACCTCGACCGCCCCTGGGTCGCCGACCGGCTCTCCTCCCTGTCGTACACCATCGCGGCCGGCACCTCGCAGATCCAGCGCAACATCGTGGCCGAGCGGATCCTCGGCCTGCCGAAGGGACGGTGA